One part of the Qingrenia yutianensis genome encodes these proteins:
- a CDS encoding sugar phosphate isomerase/epimerase family protein, translated as MSKFKLGLQLYTIRDEMEKDMDACLKKVKEMGYDCVEFAGFFGKSAEEVKAMLDKYGLEAVSSHQTVGIKDDEPLSPEDTVKYLNTLGVKYCAIPWYGKENYVEDFDGTMEKFKKSSEILKKGGIDLYYHNHDFEFDKIDGETIHDKIFETLGTDVIKPEIDVCWVHYAGYEPTEVMKKYAGKVNILHLKDFVCKNLGGGPVYALIDNSGKEGEKASREDNGFEFRPVGHGIQDMPKIIDAAREFGIEYLIVEQDGHPNASSMEDAKISIDYLKSLGL; from the coding sequence ATGAGTAAATTTAAACTTGGATTACAGCTTTACACAATCCGCGACGAAATGGAAAAAGATATGGACGCGTGCCTTAAAAAGGTTAAAGAAATGGGCTACGACTGCGTTGAATTTGCGGGATTTTTCGGCAAAAGCGCAGAGGAAGTTAAGGCAATGCTCGATAAATACGGCCTTGAGGCGGTGTCATCGCACCAGACGGTCGGCATTAAGGACGACGAGCCGTTAAGCCCCGAAGATACGGTTAAATATCTTAACACTCTCGGCGTTAAATACTGCGCAATTCCGTGGTACGGCAAGGAAAATTACGTTGAAGATTTTGACGGCACAATGGAAAAATTCAAAAAATCGAGCGAGATTTTGAAAAAAGGCGGTATCGACCTTTATTACCACAATCACGATTTTGAGTTTGATAAAATCGACGGCGAAACCATTCACGACAAGATTTTTGAAACCCTCGGCACAGACGTGATTAAACCCGAGATAGACGTTTGCTGGGTGCATTACGCAGGCTACGAGCCGACAGAGGTTATGAAAAAATATGCAGGCAAGGTTAACATTCTGCATCTTAAAGATTTTGTTTGCAAAAACCTCGGCGGCGGACCCGTTTACGCGCTTATCGACAACAGCGGAAAAGAGGGCGAAAAAGCGTCAAGAGAGGATAACGGCTTTGAATTCCGTCCCGTCGGACACGGTATTCAGGATATGCCCAAGATTATTGACGCGGCGAGAGAGTTCGGAATTGAGTATCTTATCGTCGAGCAGGACGGCCACCCCAATGCGTCATCTATGGAGGACGCAAAGATTAGTATTGATTATCTTAAGTCGCTGGGACTGTAA